GATGATCGCGCGGCACCCTCATGTGTTCGGGGAGCGACGCGAGCTGGACGCGCAGGGAGTGCTCCGCCAATGGGAGGAAGGAAAGCGGCGGGAGTCCGCGGGCACGGCCGCGGCGCACGAGTCGGTTCTCGGCAAGAGCCCCGCGGGACTGCCGGCGCTCCTCAAGGCCTACCGCGTCCAGGAGAAGGCCGCCTCCGTCGGGTTCGATTGGGAGGACGTGCACGGCGTGCTCGCGAAGCTCCGGGAGGAGGTCGACGAGGTCGATCGCGCGATCGCGTCGCGCGATCCGGATCACGTGGCCGAGGAGCTCGGCGATCTCCTCTTCGCGGCTGTCAATCTCGCCCGATTCGTGAAGACCGATCCGGAGGCCAAGCTGCGCGCCGCGACGGACAAGTTCCGGCGGCGGTTCGATCAGGTGGTGGAGCGGCTCCGCGCCGAGGGGCGCTCGCCCGGGGAGGCGGGGCTTCCCGAGCTGGACCGCCTCTGGAACGAGGTCAAGCGGGAGGAGCGGACGAGCTAGGGCCGCCTTCGGGCGATCCCGCCGGCGCGGCCCCCGACGCGGCGGGCGCGTCGGACGCGCCGGAGGCCTGGCCGTCAGGGGTCGCCTTCCCCGCCTTCCGGTCCTCCTCGACCTCCGCGACGTAGTTCAGCCGCAGCTCCGTCAGGACGTGCTTCAGGAAGCGCGTCTCCTCTCCGGTCAGGTTCCCCGCCGTGCGCTCCTCGAGCATCTCCAGCATGTCGATCGAGAGCCGCGCCTGCATGAGGTCGCGCTCGATCTCGTTCGTGAACGGATTCGGAACCTTCCCCATTTGCTGCATGGCGGCTCCCTGGAAGGAGTGGATCAGTCCCAGGAAGAGGTCTCGCCGGCTCAGCGGCTTCTCGGGCTCGGGCATCGTGGACTCCGGGTAAGGGCTCAGTGAATGCGCTCGAGCAGCGCGAGCGTGAGGTACGAGGTCTCCCGCGCGGCGAGGAGGACCGGATGGTCGCGGCTCTGCCCCAGCACCTCGACGAGCCGGAACGCCGCCCCCGCGCGCTTCGCCGCGGCGCGCAGGAGATCCTGGAACGCCGGCGCGTCGACGTGATGCGAGCACGACGAGGTCGCCAGGATCCCTCCCGGCGGAAGGAGACGCATCGCGGACGCGTTCAGCGCCTCGAGCTTGGCCGCTCCCTCGCGAAAGGTCTTCCGGCTCTTCACGAGTGACGGCGGATCGAGGAGGATCATATCAAAGCGGTCCTCTTCGGCGAGGCGCTCGAGCGCCGGCTCCACCTCTTCCACCGCGAACTCGACCGAGCGACCCGTCGTGTTCCTCCGGTGGTTGGCGCGCGCCCGTTCGATCGCGGGTCCCGAGCGGTCGATGCCGAGAACGTGGGAGGCGCCGGCCGCGGCGCAGTGGATCGCGAAGAGTCCCGTGTAGCAGTAGAGGTCGAGCACGCGGCGCCCCCGGGCCTCGCGCGCGACTCGCTTCCGGTTCTCGCGCTGGTCCAGGAACTCCCCCGTCTTCTGGCCCGTGCGGAGATCGACCTCGATCACGAATCCCTCGTAGGGAGCGGCGACGAGATCCGGCACGTCCCCGAGCACGAGGGGCTCGAGGAGCGGGAGCCCTTCGTACGCGCGCGCGGGCGAATCGCGACGGCAGCAGATTCCGGCGGGCTTCAGCTCGTCCATCAGGATCTCGAGCACGGAGTCGATCCGGCGCTCGACGCCGAGCGTGAGGCTCTGGACGCCGAGATGGTCGCCGTAGCGGTCGACCACGAGGCCGGGAAGGAAGTCCCCCTCGCTGTAGACGAGCCGGTAGGCGGTCTCGACCGGGAAGAGGCGCTTCCGCATCGCCGCCGCGTCCCGGATCCGTTCGCGAATCAACGCGGCGTCGATGGGACGGTCGCGGCGGACGAAGAGGCGCGCCGCGATCAGGGAGTGGGGGTTGTAGAGCCCCGTCCCCACGATCCCGCCGCGATGATCGGCCACGAGGACCTCGCCCCCGGGCTCGGGCGCCCCCTCGATCGTGGCGATCTCGTTGCTGAAGACCCAGGGGTGACCGGACCGAAGGCGGCGCTCCTGGTTCTTGGCGAGGATCAGCGTGGCGCGTCCGGGTCCACGCTCGGTCGCCGCGTCCCGGGCGGGTCCGGCCCGCTCCCGGACCTCAGGCGCGTCCACGGCCGCGCCCGGGAGGCTGCTCGGGGCTCAAGCCCAGGTACCCGATGATCTTGTGGACCAGCTTGGCGGCGAAGAACTCGGAGACGACCTGACCCGGGATGGGGCAGAGCTCGACCACGTCAACCCCCACCACCTGGCGCCGCTCGCACACCGCTCGCAACAGCATGAGCCCTTCGTCCCACGTGAGCCCGCCCGGCTCGGGCGTCCCCACGCCCGGCACGTACGCGGGATCGAACGCGTCCAGGTCGACCGTGATGTAGACCGGATTTCCGACCTCGGCGAGGATCCCGTCCACGTCGAGCCCGCGGCGGCGGATCTCACGGCCCAGGAAGACGGGGATGCGCTCCGCGTGCACGTAGTCGGCTTCCTCCCGGGACACGGCGCGGATGCCGACCGCGACGGTCGGAATGCCGAGATCCCGGATGCGGCGCATCACGGAGGCGTGGCTCAGCCTCGTGCCCTGGTACGAGTCTCTGAGGTCGAGATGGGCATCGAGCTGGAGCACCGAGAGCCCGGGGTAGCGCTCGCGGAGGGCCGCCACGGGCGCGATCGTGAGCGAGTGCTCTCCTCCCAGGGTGAGCGGGATCTTTCCCTGAGCCGCCACCCCGCCCGCCACGGCCTCGAGGCTCCGGAGACCCGCTTCCATGTCCGCCGGCTCGATCTCGATCGACTCCAGCGTGGCGACCCCGATCTCGTAGGGCTCCCGGTCCAGCTCCTCGTCGTAGAACTCGACCTGGCGGGACGCCTCGAGGATGGCACGGGGTCCGAACCGGGTGCCCGGCATGTAACTCGTGGTCTGATCGAAGGGGGCGGGAATGACGACCACGCGCGCGCGGGAGAGCGGCGCCTCCTCGGCGCGCACGCCGAGGAAGAGGGACGGCTCCGGCATCACTAGCGGGGGTCGGCTCGCTCGGGTCACCCTGGTCTCCAAGGTACGAATGGGGCTCGCGCGAGCCGGTTCCGGGCCGCGCGAACCCCACGGAAAGCGGATCGACGAGGCGGACTAGAAGTCCTCTTCCTCCTCCCCCTCCTCCTCCGCGTCGTCGTCGTCGTCGTAGTCCTCGTCCTCGTCCTCGTCGTCGTACTCGTCGCCCTCGTCCTCGTCGTCCTCGTCGTCGTACTCGTCGTCGTCCTCGTCGTCCTCGAACTCCTCGTCCTCGTCGTCATCCCTGGCATGGGGATCTCCGACGTTCCAGAGGTCATGACGAAGGGCGCCCGATGCGTCGATCCATTCGAACTCCGCGTTACTGCTCTGCAAGGTCATGATCCGACTCCTCAGAGGCTATGGGTGCATGGCCATCCGCGGCCCGCAAAAATCCGCGTCGGGAAAGTAAGGATGCACCAAAACGCAGTCAACGGAAATCAATGCCGTCCGGACCCGCCGCCCACCGGGCCGGGGGCGCTTCGAACAGAAGACGTTTGTGCGTTGCGAGACAACGGCTTGGGACCTGAGCCCCTCCCGACGATTTATCGCGCGGTCCCCGCCGTCCACTGGAAGAGGTCGTGGCGCTGCTCCTCGCGCATTCCCACCGACTCGTAGAGGCGCGTGGCCCCCGAGGCGTTTTCCGCGTCGACGCCGAGGCTGACCGCGGACCTGCCCCTGCGCTCGAAGTCGCGGAAGGTCTCGAGGAGGAGCGCCCTGCCGATCCCGAGCCCGCGCCATCGCGGACGCACGCCGAGCTCGCGCACCCAGCTCAGGTCCTCGAACTGATACGGAAGGATGCCGGCCACCGCCTCGTCTCCTTGCCACGCGATTCTCCAGAGCGTGGGATCGAACTCGGCGTGCCCGGTGCGGCGCGAGACCCATTCCTCGTGGGGCTCGGGGGCGAACCGGTAGTGATCCGCGAACGCCTCCTCGATCGTGCGATGGAGCGCGAGCTCGTCCACGCCGCGACGAAAGCCGCGAATCTCGATTCCATCGAGCACGGGCGTCTCGGGGTAGCCGTGCTTCAGGTCGATCGTCATGCGCAGGAACGTGCGAACGTGATCGTAGCCGCGACCCTGGAGCTCCGACGCGAGCGTGCTGCCGGCCTTCGCAAAGACTCCCAGGCGCACCGTCTCGCCGCTCGGCGCCGACGCGACGTGCTCGGCCGTGCGGCGCTCGAGGATCCCGAGG
This DNA window, taken from Candidatus Eisenbacteria bacterium, encodes the following:
- the mazG gene encoding nucleoside triphosphate pyrophosphohydrolase, producing MPGSETPREPSRSPAAPDRAEFAAAVADLLDLVRHLSGPDGCPWDREQTTRTLSPYVVEEAHEVADEVTSGNRPRAAEELGDLLFLVVFLAVRLEEEGGPAPSGIARRTIEKMIARHPHVFGERRELDAQGVLRQWEEGKRRESAGTAAAHESVLGKSPAGLPALLKAYRVQEKAASVGFDWEDVHGVLAKLREEVDEVDRAIASRDPDHVAEELGDLLFAAVNLARFVKTDPEAKLRAATDKFRRRFDQVVERLRAEGRSPGEAGLPELDRLWNEVKREERTS
- a CDS encoding DUF1844 domain-containing protein, yielding MPEPEKPLSRRDLFLGLIHSFQGAAMQQMGKVPNPFTNEIERDLMQARLSIDMLEMLEERTAGNLTGEETRFLKHVLTELRLNYVAEVEEDRKAGKATPDGQASGASDAPAASGAAPAGSPEGGPSSSAPPA
- a CDS encoding class I SAM-dependent rRNA methyltransferase gives rise to the protein MDAPEVRERAGPARDAATERGPGRATLILAKNQERRLRSGHPWVFSNEIATIEGAPEPGGEVLVADHRGGIVGTGLYNPHSLIAARLFVRRDRPIDAALIRERIRDAAAMRKRLFPVETAYRLVYSEGDFLPGLVVDRYGDHLGVQSLTLGVERRIDSVLEILMDELKPAGICCRRDSPARAYEGLPLLEPLVLGDVPDLVAAPYEGFVIEVDLRTGQKTGEFLDQRENRKRVAREARGRRVLDLYCYTGLFAIHCAAAGASHVLGIDRSGPAIERARANHRRNTTGRSVEFAVEEVEPALERLAEEDRFDMILLDPPSLVKSRKTFREGAAKLEALNASAMRLLPPGGILATSSCSHHVDAPAFQDLLRAAAKRAGAAFRLVEVLGQSRDHPVLLAARETSYLTLALLERIH
- the speB gene encoding agmatinase translates to MPEPSLFLGVRAEEAPLSRARVVVIPAPFDQTTSYMPGTRFGPRAILEASRQVEFYDEELDREPYEIGVATLESIEIEPADMEAGLRSLEAVAGGVAAQGKIPLTLGGEHSLTIAPVAALRERYPGLSVLQLDAHLDLRDSYQGTRLSHASVMRRIRDLGIPTVAVGIRAVSREEADYVHAERIPVFLGREIRRRGLDVDGILAEVGNPVYITVDLDAFDPAYVPGVGTPEPGGLTWDEGLMLLRAVCERRQVVGVDVVELCPIPGQVVSEFFAAKLVHKIIGYLGLSPEQPPGRGRGRA
- a CDS encoding GNAT family N-acetyltransferase yields the protein MSATPAATPELPEGYLLRRPTPDDAEAVARVMIAVDIDESGKPDTSVQDVLDDWELPRFSLDRDAWIVVSGPTSARGEVVAYAWVWDRIPHVDVQGDLYVHPGHKGRGIEAVLLGILERRTAEHVASAPSGETVRLGVFAKAGSTLASELQGRGYDHVRTFLRMTIDLKHGYPETPVLDGIEIRGFRRGVDELALHRTIEEAFADHYRFAPEPHEEWVSRRTGHAEFDPTLWRIAWQGDEAVAGILPYQFEDLSWVRELGVRPRWRGLGIGRALLLETFRDFERRGRSAVSLGVDAENASGATRLYESVGMREEQRHDLFQWTAGTAR